CGACGTGCCTCGGATGCGGCTCTCGATCGAGAAGCTGGCCGCGACGGGGTGGACGCCAGAGGCGTCGTCGGACGACGCCGTCCGGCGGGCGGTTCGGGAGCTTCTCGCCGAGGGATAACGGGAAGCCCGGCCGCCGGGCACGGCCTACATCAAAAACGGCGTCCGGGCCGAGACACTCCGCTCGCTGACGCGGAGCGTCGGCTCGACGGTGTAGTCGCCAGGCTCCGGATCGGGCCACGTCCCCCCGAACGTCGCCGCCTCGCCGGGCTGGAGGTTCGCCTCGGTACGCGACTGTTCGAAAGTCCGACCGTCGCTGTAGCGCCATATCTCGTCGCCGTCCCGATACACTTCGAAGTCGGCCCTGCAGGCGTCCTGGAACGTCAGCTCGATCGGCGTGCTTCCAGCGTTGACGACGGAGAGATCGAACGTAACGCCGCGACGACGGTCACCTCCAGCGCCGTTTCGAGCATACGCCACGTTTGAGCCGATATATGAAGTGGTATCTCGGTGCCGGCGCTGTGACGAAACGACTAGATCTAGTTCGGATTTATATATGTGGTGGCAGATACACCGGTGATGCGCCGACGTAGGTACCTTGCCCTCTCGGGTGCGGCCGCTTCGGTCGCGCTCTCGGGGTGTGGTGGGAGTACTGATGGTGATGGGAATGGATCGGATCAAATAACGGACACGCCGACAGAGACATCCACACCTGAATCGACACCGACGGAGACTCCCGAACCAGACCCGCCGGTCGTGATCGACTCGCTGTCGCTCTCGCGCGTGAGCGAACAAGACCTATCGCTCCCGACACCGTCTGAGCGAACAACCGCCGTCGTGATTGCGGTGGCGTACACGACGAACGACACTGACCAGTTCGATTTGACTGCCCAACTCCGAGATGGCGACACAGTACGCTCGGAGACGACGGCTACCGTCACGGCGGACGATGGGTCACCGTACGAGGTGGAGCTCTCCGCAAGCGACGTCGAACCGGGGACCCGAACCGTCACCGTCACGGCTGACGTGGATGGGACGACACATCGCTCCGAAACAGAGGTGGACATCAGAGACCAACCGCTTAGCGCCCTGGATCAGTGGGAAGCGTACTACGAGCGCTCTGTCGGGT
The genomic region above belongs to Natronomonas moolapensis 8.8.11 and contains:
- a CDS encoding BsuPI-related putative proteinase inhibitor; this translates as MAYARNGAGGDRRRGVTFDLSVVNAGSTPIELTFQDACRADFEVYRDGDEIWRYSDGRTFEQSRTEANLQPGEAATFGGTWPDPEPGDYTVEPTLRVSERSVSARTPFLM